A genomic region of Dunckerocampus dactyliophorus isolate RoL2022-P2 chromosome 8, RoL_Ddac_1.1, whole genome shotgun sequence contains the following coding sequences:
- the il10 gene encoding interleukin-10 isoform X2: MEDWDGPNFTRRWSDFYNKVPELFLTKERLHLLNIQEANDDLHTALLDQSVEESFKTPFACHAMSSILDFYLRTVLPTALSGVTEDTRELKPHMESIQQIFDELKREVNKCRKYFACQRQFDIINLNSTYSQLEDKGVYKAMGELDVLFNYIETYLASKRHRSHPVSL; the protein is encoded by the exons atgGAGGATTGGGATGGACCCAACTTCACCAGGAGGTGGTCAGACTTTTATAACAAAGTACCAGAACTTTTCCTGacgaaggaaaggctgcatctACTTAATATTCAG GAAGCAAACGATGACCTGCACACCGCGCTGCTAGACCAGAGTGTCGAGGAGTCATTTAAA ACGCCGTTTGCCTGCCACGCCATGAGCAGCATACTGGACTTTTACCTGCGGACGGTGCTGCCCACAGCACTATCCGGGGTGACGGAGGACACCAGGGAGCTGAAGCCTCACATGGAGTCCATACAGCAGATATTCGATGAGCTGAAGAGAGAGGTCAATAAATGT AGAAAATACTTTGCCTGCCAGAGGCAGTTTGACATCATAAATCTAAATTCGACGTACAGTCAG CTGGAGGATAAAGGTGTGTACAAAGCCATGGGGGAGCTGGACGTGCTCTTTAACTACATTGAAACATATTTGGCTTCTAAACGCCACAGGAGCCATCCTGTGTCCTTGTGA
- the il10 gene encoding interleukin-10 isoform X1: MRSTRSLLLLVLLVQSLLSKVWSTPMCNNQCCRFVERFPGRLRKLRQDYLQIRDFYEANDDLHTALLDQSVEESFKTPFACHAMSSILDFYLRTVLPTALSGVTEDTRELKPHMESIQQIFDELKREVNKCRKYFACQRQFDIINLNSTYSQLEDKGVYKAMGELDVLFNYIETYLASKRHRSHPVSL; this comes from the exons AtgcgcagcaccagaagtctcCTCCTGTTGGTTCTGCTAGTCCAGTCTCTCCTGAGCAAAGTGTGGAGCACTCCAATGTGTAACAACCAGTGCTGTCGCTTCGTGGAGCGCTTCCCCGGCAGGCTCAGAAAGCTGCGACAAGATTATTTACAGATTAGGGACTTTTAC GAAGCAAACGATGACCTGCACACCGCGCTGCTAGACCAGAGTGTCGAGGAGTCATTTAAA ACGCCGTTTGCCTGCCACGCCATGAGCAGCATACTGGACTTTTACCTGCGGACGGTGCTGCCCACAGCACTATCCGGGGTGACGGAGGACACCAGGGAGCTGAAGCCTCACATGGAGTCCATACAGCAGATATTCGATGAGCTGAAGAGAGAGGTCAATAAATGT AGAAAATACTTTGCCTGCCAGAGGCAGTTTGACATCATAAATCTAAATTCGACGTACAGTCAG CTGGAGGATAAAGGTGTGTACAAAGCCATGGGGGAGCTGGACGTGCTCTTTAACTACATTGAAACATATTTGGCTTCTAAACGCCACAGGAGCCATCCTGTGTCCTTGTGA